Genomic window (Chitinophagaceae bacterium):
CTGCCGAAGAAATCAAAGACAACACAAAACAAATACCCACATCTCAAAACACCTCTGCCAAAAAACAAGACACAAAACCTTCCTCTCCCATAGAAAAAAATAATACTCATGAATCTAAAAAAATGAGAAAACAGCTAGAAGAAGTGGAAACAAATATAAACTCCATAGAGCAAGAAATAAAAATATTAGAACAAGAATTACTCAATACAGAATTATATTCCAACCCTCAAAAATTAGAAAATATCAATAGTTCATACATTCTCAAAAAGCAAACTCTGAATGAACTCCAAAAAAAATGGGAATCCATTGTATTACAAATAGAGGCATTAGAAAAATGAGAGAAAATAATTTTAGCACCTGTATTATCTATAATCTATTTATTTTTGATTATCCTTCCTGTGTTTTTAAATAAAATAGTAAAAATAATAACTATATACTTCTAAATTGATAAAAAAAAAACTCGTAGCTGTTTTAATCCCTCTTTATAAAAAAGAAATGTCTTTTTTTGAAAAAAGATCATTCAAGCAGTGTTTTTCCGTCTTACATAAATACCCTATTATTATAGTAAAACCGATTTCTCTGAACATTTCTTGCATTACAGAAGAATATAAAGAATGTATGACAGCAAGTTTTTCGGATTTTTACTTTGAATCTATAAAGGGATACAATGCACTCTTGACCTCTACAGAATTTTATGAAAAATTTTTGGAATATGAATACATACTTATCCACCAATTAGATGCCTACGTGTTTAAAGATGAACTCTCCTATTGGTGCCAAAAAAATTATGATTACATAGGTGCCCCGTGGGGACCGAAATATACATCAGGCATAGGAAAAATAAAATTATTATTACTTCAATGGATAGCAAAATATATAAAAGCATTTTATAAATATACTCGTTATAATAAAGTGGGAAATGGAGGATTTTCACTGAGGAAAACAAAAACTTTTTATACCATCTGTCTTGATATGTTTTCAAAAAGAACTCATAAAACGATTATACCCTCGAATCCATACACAGAAAACGAAGATTTTTTTTGGTCCATAGAAGTAAATGAAAAAGAAAAAAAAATAAAAACCCCTCCTCTCAAAGAAGCACTCCTATTTTCCATAGAGCATTTTCCTGAAAAAGCAATACAGATGAATAATAATATACTCCCATTCGGGTGCCATGGATGGTATAAAAATAAAAAATGGCTTACCGTATGGAAAAAATATATAACCCTTGAATAAACATCGTCAAATAATTGGCATTTATAAACTATATAACAAAAACATGAAAATATTTGTAGGTTCAAATACCATTAACATAAAAAAAAAGAGTCAAGTTTCCAAAAAAAAAC
Coding sequences:
- a CDS encoding DUF5672 family protein — translated: MIKKKLVAVLIPLYKKEMSFFEKRSFKQCFSVLHKYPIIIVKPISLNISCITEEYKECMTASFSDFYFESIKGYNALLTSTEFYEKFLEYEYILIHQLDAYVFKDELSYWCQKNYDYIGAPWGPKYTSGIGKIKLLLLQWIAKYIKAFYKYTRYNKVGNGGFSLRKTKTFYTICLDMFSKRTHKTIIPSNPYTENEDFFWSIEVNEKEKKIKTPPLKEALLFSIEHFPEKAIQMNNNILPFGCHGWYKNKKWLTVWKKYITLE